CGAGACGACCTCGGGTGTCGAACGGTAGTCGCGCTCGAGTCGTACGACTGTGGCGTCGGGGAAGCGTCGGGAGAAGTCGAGGAGGTAACGCGGGGTTGCACCGGTGAAGGAATAGATAGTCTGATTCGCATCTCCGACGACGGTGAGATCGTCGCGTTCTCCGAGCCAAGCATCGAGGACTCGCTGCTGAAGCGGAGTTACGTCCTGATACTCGTCCACCACGAAGCATCGGTATCGCTCGCGGAATTCGTCGGCGACTGCGGAGTGCTCCTCGAGAGCAGCCGCAGTGTGCAACAACAGGTCGTCGAAATCGAGCAACATGCCGTCGCCACCATGAGTCTTGAGGTCCTCGTAGCCTGCGTAGACCGATGCGACCTTCGACGCATCCATGGGAACTTCTCGATGCAGGCGTGCCGCTACCGCGGGATAGTCCTCAGGCGCAACGAGCGAACCTTTGGCCCATTCGATTTCACCCGCCAGGTCCCTGACCGAATCGGTGGACGTAGACACACCCGCACGATGGGCGGACTGACTCACCAGTGCGAACTTGCGATCGAGCAGTTGCCATCCGGTGTCACCGACAACCTGCGGCCAGAAGTATTTGAGCTGCCTGAGCGCGGCAGCGTGAAAGGTCCGCGCTTGCACCGGCGGGCCTTCACCACCGACACCCAACTCGCGAAGGCGGCCACGCATCTCCCCTGCCGCGCGTGCGGTGAAGGTCACCGCAAGCACCTGGCCCGCCGAGACGTGTCCGGCCGAGACCAGGTGCGCAATGCGCCTGGTGATGGTCCGAGTCTTACCTGTTCCTGCACCTGCCAGAACACACACGGGACCACGTGGCGCCGACACGGCAGCAGACTGTTCGGGATCCAACCCGGCGATCATCGAGTCCACTGGCATGCCGACCATCATGTCAGGAGGCACCGACGGTTCATGGAGCGCGGTTCCGGACGCCGACTGCCCGACTGATGCCGTGGAACAATCGCGCACCGGACGGTGTTGAATCTCCTCGTGACTACTTCCGAAAACAAGGCCGCACTCACCGTCTACTCCACTACTTGGTGTGGCTACTGCCGCCGGCTCAAGACTCAACTGGACGAAGCCGGTATCGAGTACAAAGAGATCGACATCGAAAAAGATCCGGCGTCGGCCGAGTTCGTGGGCAGTGTCAACGGAGGCAACCACATCGTCCCCACCGTGCTGTTCGCCGACGGCACGACTGCAACCAATCCCTCACTCGCAGCAGTGAAAAGCGCTTTGTCGTTGTAAGACA
This region of Rhodococcus sp. PAMC28707 genomic DNA includes:
- a CDS encoding mycoredoxin — translated: MTTSENKAALTVYSTTWCGYCRRLKTQLDEAGIEYKEIDIEKDPASAEFVGSVNGGNHIVPTVLFADGTTATNPSLAAVKSALSL